The Microbacterium sp. W4I20 genome segment GACGAGAGGCTGGTTGAGGCGCAAGCGGGCCATCATGCGCAGCTGGGGCAGCGCGCGAGCTTCGGCCTCTTCCGCGGTCGGGGCGGCGACCGCGTTCACGGTCAGGAAGGTGCGGGGCTCCGGGTGCTCCTCGCTCGGCTGGTATCCGGTGCGGTAGAGGTCGAGCGCGCGCTCGAGGCCCTGCCCGGAGAAATGGTTCGCGAAGACGTAGGGCAGGCCGTGGGATGCGGCGAGCTGGGCGGAGTAGTCGCTCGACCCGAGCAGCCAGACCTCCGGGGTGCCGGTGGCGGCGGGCGTCGCGCGCACCGTGTACTCGCCGCCCGAGGTGAACCGCAGCGTCGCTCCGTCGCCGGAGACCAGCGCGGCGATGTCCTGCACGTGGCGGGGGAACTGCTCGACGTCGCTCGATGTGCCCGCCTGGCGCAGCAGCTGCGTGATCACCGGGTCACTGCCGGGTGCGCGTCCGAGACCGAGGTCGATGCGTCCGGGCGCGATGGCCTCGAGCGCGGCGAACTGCTCGGCGACGATCAGCGGTGCGTGGTTCGGCAGCATGACACCACCCGAGCCCAGCCGGATCTGCGCGGTGCGCATGGCCGCCGCGGCGATCAGCACGGGCGGAGTGGTGGATGCCACGGCCGGCATGTTGTGGTGCTCGGCGAACCAGTAGCGGCGGTAGCCGAGACGATCGGCGGTGGCGGCGAGGTCGAGCGAGGAGGAGATGGCCTCGGCACTGGTCTGGCCGGAGCGGACCGGGACGAGATCGAGGACGGAGAGAGCGATATCGGACATCGATGGATGCAACAGGCCGGCCGCGTCGGGAATTCCCC includes the following:
- a CDS encoding LLM class flavin-dependent oxidoreductase, with product MSDIALSVLDLVPVRSGQTSAEAISSSLDLAATADRLGYRRYWFAEHHNMPAVASTTPPVLIAAAAMRTAQIRLGSGGVMLPNHAPLIVAEQFAALEAIAPGRIDLGLGRAPGSDPVITQLLRQAGTSSDVEQFPRHVQDIAALVSGDGATLRFTSGGEYTVRATPAATGTPEVWLLGSSDYSAQLAASHGLPYVFANHFSGQGLERALDLYRTGYQPSEEHPEPRTFLTVNAVAAPTAEEAEARALPQLRMMARLRLNQPLVALDTVEQALAAETDAATDQVTEAARSRWFVGTGESVAAELRSFAAKYGVEEVMLSPVAASYESEPKDTATGRAQTLELIAAAL